A segment of the Hippopotamus amphibius kiboko isolate mHipAmp2 chromosome 8, mHipAmp2.hap2, whole genome shotgun sequence genome:
TTATAGATGTGGCCCTTTGTGGAGGGCCCAGGGGAGGAAATAGCAATTCTCTTCCCCCCAGAATACAATCACTTGCTTCACAAGGTAAAGAAGAATCCAGTTTAGTCTTTGAGAAGGAAATAACAGAAGAAACTTATACCTTTTAAACGAGTAAACAGTTGTGCCTACATAAAGGCTCTAATCAGTGATTTGGTTTGGGAGAAAAAGGCTAGATTTGCATTCGTTGTAATGGGTATGAGTATTAATGAGTATTCATTGTACATGATCAAACCATGCCAGAATCCCGTCTCCTTAATCCAAATCCCTCCCCAGAATACTCCTCAACCGGCTCTACCCTCAAGCCtcaagggaagaaagggaaatggaCTGATCAAGATGTTTAAGCTCTCAGGAAAGAAAACTTCCTGTGCCACGgtcttctcacctgtgaaattATAAATGAAGATCTCCTCTAGATTAAGAGGCgcaggaggcttgagggctgccGTCTATGGGTGAGGCCGGATGTTGGGATGGGCAGCTGGGATCACTGATAAGGGCTTCTGGCATCAGGAATAGCCCACCTAGATGCCTGAGGATTCTCATGGCTAACAAACTAATTCAAGGTCCCCCTAGGGAAAAGCAGATTAACTCTTTAACAAATGGCAACGGCTGGGGAGGCAATGGACAGAGAGGCGATGGGTGGGaagcccagtgcttggcacagagcagaGTCTTGACCAACATGAATTCCTTTGAGCTGCAGCTCCCTGGGACAGCTTGCTCTTGGCAAAGGTTGTTAGTTCAACTCAGCAAAGTGGCTAATTAGCCAATGGACTTTCAGGTTCGCAACCATGCGTTCTCCTATCCCATCTCATCGCACCCCACGCTATAATTTAGGGACTTGCCAAACCTGAGTTTTCCCTCCAGACCCCTGCACGAGCAAGAGGAAAGATGCACTTCAAAATGGGATGTGAAAAGGAcgcaccttgaaaacattatcctaagggaaagaagccgGTCATGAAAAACCACATtttctgtgattccatttatgggaaatgtccagaataggcaaatccacagagacagaaagatgagTGGTTCCCAGATTAGTGACAGCTAACGgttacagggtttctttttggggtgatgaaaatgttctggaattagatgtaTCTGGAATTAGATTATattcacaactctgtgaatatactaaaaacaaatcaattatACACTCTAAAAGGATGCATTTTATGGTACattgattatatctcaataatactgtaattaaaatataaaaaaagaatggcattAGAGTGGTTGAAAACAACTCCTGTGGAAGGAAAAGGACTTGAATTCAGTCCCACTGGCTGTGTGGTCCTGAGCAAACTGCTAAATCTCTCTGCATCTCAGATTCACCAACTATCAAGCGAGGATATTATCTCACTGTGAACCTTCCACGCTAAGGATAAGGACtctattttaaggaaagaaaggtTACACACAAGGACTCCTTGAGTCTAAGAAATGAAGAAACCGTGTACAGAGTAACTTAGGCTAAGGTATCTGGGCCAGCCTTCAGAGGCAGCTGTGGAGAGTGAATGAAGCAACTCCTGGTGAGCATTCCTGCAGGTTTCCATCTTTAGGACTGGTTCCTTAAGGTGGTTATACGGACAGCATTCCTCACTGCCTTGCTGCATCTCTTAAGAAGACAGGTGGCCTGTTCCTACCTATTACAGGAGAGGAAGCTAAGCCCCTGGGACATTACGTAACCTCTCCACAGTTACCAAGCATGATGGCAATAGATCTCCTTTCCATTCAACTGCTGACAACAGGGGTTGAGGTGTGGACTACTACTGCACAGTGTGATAATAAACCTTTGCCAGGTTTGGGCATTGGAACCTATGTTAGTCaatcaacaaacaaaagaatgagaaagagagggagagaggaaggcaggaaggggagaggcagagagagaaagcaggctGTATATTCAGATCTTTTTATTTCAGGTATATACGGGAAGCAGATTTCAAAGTTCAAAGGAAACGGTGAGTTTTGTTTTCCTAGTTCGTTCCATTTTTCACTTGGGAGAAAAAAACCCAGCTTTGAAGCCTCTCTGTTTAAACTCATTAGGAAAACCATCAATGACAGAAGCTTTCATGAAATCGTACTGGGAGGAATTAGTGTTATGGGAAAAGCCGGATCAATCTTCAAACGTTTCATCTACGGAGCTGGGAGGTCAGCCCAGGCTGCTTGTTCAGCTGGAAAGTTAGCATAAACAAATGCTTTACTTCCAGGAGAGTGCAAGGGACTAAAGACATCTCATATTTACCTTCCGAAGACCTCCTGAGAAGTTGGCTGTGCTTGCCGCATGAAAGAGATGGATGTATCTCGAGAACTAAGTGAACAATCTGACTGGCAAAATGTCTTGCCCTAGAGAGTGAGGTGTTCTTTCAGGGTCCTGCTGGAAAGGAGGTGGTGGTATTGACATTCACCACACCGAATCTTTCCCCATGTAATTCATAACTTTATTGAGGTTGACATGGAAACCTTTTTAGCAGGGCCGGTGTTAATATATGAGGATATCTTTCTTGACACCTGAatccttttaagttttttaacCTGTTGCAGTCTCCTTGGCAAAGTTAAAACATGGCAACTTTTTacaattttgttctttattttattctgagaGTGGAGTCCGTACCCTATCTGGTTGATTCAAAATGGATTTGTGAGTGAGAAAGTAAGGGCTGCAGGTGGGATGTTCAAAAGGGAGATGACAGGAAAGAACAGGTAAGAGAAAAAGATACGGTACTAATGCAGGGCACTAGGTTAACATATCACCGGTACTCTAAACAAAGATGTTCTAGGGAAAAAAGTGAGAAAGCATCTTTGTGTGATCTGAACAGCGGCAAGAAAGGTGGATGCaatattttcacttcttttctcacAAGAATTATGCTTGTGTGTGCAAATATATacaggtaaaatttaaaaatatacacacatacatatatatgccgTGTGTGCACCCGAAATAAAAGAATCCAGGTATAAAAGGACTGTGCAATAATATTGGTTAGTGAAATTGGCCCTTCTTCCTGCCAAGCCCACCCCAAAGACTGTTATTTTAAATCTTGGTGAAATTAAGCAGAGCACACACTTAAGAGAACATAGGCTGTGGTTAACTTTTCACTTCTTTCTACTAAGAGTGGACTACTGATTCTTTTAGAGGCCCCAGGTCCTCTCTTGCTATCTCATATCTATTGATAGCTCATGAGAAAATAAGGCAACTCAATGAGCAACTAActaatccaaaaggaaaatagCCATTACTTATACAGCCATAATGTAGATGCAACATGGCATATAAATCAGTAACTCGTGTATtgcaaaacagacaaatagattaaTGCCTGTTGCAAAGGATGGGTGAAGAGATCGATTAGGTTACTGATTCAGACCATGAACTTTCTCTCAATATACtgcatttaacttttaaataaggTTTAGTAGAACCTGTAACATTTTGCTCACTGACAGAGCTATATTTTACTAAGGGCAGAAATTGGCTagtctataaaaattaaattatgccCCTTTCACTGTATCTAGTCAAGAGGAAAAACTCTAATTACAAGATTGCACTGTCAAACAAATGCAAATTCACATTCTTTATACCCTGGTTTTAAAATTCATGGGCAGGGGCTTCTATTCTTAAGTGAAAATCaatattggaaatatttttgcGGAGTGCAGTGATAAGCTAGAACGAGAGAAATGTCATTATTAAGGGTGCTGGTTTGTGGACACTAACTCAAGTGCAGAGCTGGAGAGAACAAGTCATTCATTATGCAaacatttaaatatcaattaggaAGGACAATGAAAGAAGCCTTCCCTTCCTCACAACTGATGCCTTATTTCTCCATAAATGACCAAgaggaaaaagagcagaaaatctCAGCACCTAATAGGAATGCCGCTTTGGGGAACAGGCAAAGgataattttaaatgtacttcCCAACTGAAAATTAAATGTACCTGCCTGAAAATTCATGAGCTGAGTTTGCAGACTTAATCCAGAAAGGAGTGTCTGAAGGCCTGGCCATATTGCAttgctggtctttttttttttttttttttggaaagagaatGCCTTTCATTCCTGCTTAATGTCAAACTCACTTGGTTCACTAATATCTTAGTCCATTTAAAATGCCAGTCCGCACAGCACTCAAACTTTACAAATCTTGCTAGTTGGTTCTTCCGTTCTTGCAAAATTCACTTTGTGGCTCACTCAACCCAGTTCACTAAGCCTATTAGGTGAATTTGGCGGGCATGAGGACTAAGTCTTTAGCACTTTGCAGGCAACCCTGGCCGTGTATTTCACTCTGTAAGGTGCTGGCCCAGGAAGCAAGTGCCTTGCAGTAACAATTGGCTGACAGACGTGGGCCAAACATCTAATTTCTCTGGCCCTTGTTTTCCTCCTCTACAACACAAAAAGTTTGGTCCAGACCTTCTCAATTTGGGGCACCCCACGGTCACTTGGGGGGCTGACCCACAGCCAGCTTACACCACAGACTTCCAGAACTGGCCTCTTCCGGGAAGGGCTCAGGCATGTGGATTTGAACAAAACTCCCAGATTCCAATGTGCACCCTTAACTAATAATCAAGTACCACTATGGTTCATCCATATAAATATGATTCTTCTGTTATATTTACTTATCTTTATGCAAATGtaggttaatttttgtgtatgaacTACAACAGGTGGCAAACTTTGTTAAAGGAGAAATTCAGGAGGTGGTTGTAAGAGATGGAGTAGAAAGAAGATTGCTAAACCcccttttatgatttttcttatagaaaagtgaatgtgatttttaagaaaattaaaacaataacatcaaaaacgCTTTCGGTTCCAAAGCACTAAAATTCTCAGAATATTATGTTACTGATCTAGCAGAAATGATTCTGACTTCGATTGCTAATAGTATCATTGAACAGGTGGGACTTTCTTTCTCCAGAAGGCAGAAGTTGATGCTGCAGTGGAATTAAACACTGGTGGGTCATGGCCTGGGGAAACAGGGGCCTCAAAAGAGGACTCTCAGATTTCACAGGATTCCCTTACGTAAAgcacaaggaaagaggctggtGCACAGGGCACACAACGGGAGTCAGCTGTTGCTACCGTGAAGAGTTTACCATGCTGTGGTCACGTAACAATCAGAGTTTTTAGGCTGGCTCTCCAACCCTGCCAACAAGGGGAGGGGTAATAGCCACTTAAATTGATTGGTCTCTTAACCATCACATGATGAAAATGGAAGTGCCCTGGAAGTTTCAGCCCACTCCTCCTCCCGCCACCACCCTGTCCCAAACAACACACGTTAAAACACAGAAACGTGCATTTGGCTGGTTTCTACTGAACTCACACTCAGAATGCCCTGTTTCCACGTGCACAGAAGTTGCACCCCTCCCCTCAAAACTGGTTTTTCCTTTGAGCCCATCAactgtttctgtttctcaaaCTTCACAATTGAGCTTGCCTTGTTTATTCCATGTCTGTCACCCTCTAGCCAATGACATGTGCCCAGAGGAACCTGCTTTGGAGACAAGGTGCCCCCGTTGACCCAGCTAATAGCAACTACAGGTCAGGCACTGATGGACTCTCTGTGCTACAGTTTTGCAGGGAGAAGCTGGGTGTTATTATGccagtgctttttttctttctttcttttacagtgtggggtggaggagagagggaggcaagATGAAAAACCACACTTTGAAAATGGAGTTTGTACTGTTCATCTCAAGTACACTTTTAGAGAGCAAGAAATCGCTCACAGAGAGACACCTCTTCTGGCTGTAATTTGGTTCATAGCTTTTTCTCTCCTCATGGCAACCATATCCCAGGTTATGAAACATGATACCCAGGTAAGCAGTGGCCTAGAGGAGGATGAAGAAGTTTCTAATGTGTCCACATCTCCATTTTTTTTGGTCTCTAAACTACCGCCTGGAACAAAGTTACAAATATTTGAGAGATGCAATCAAGTGTTCAGAGTGATTGTGAGGAAAATCACAGCAGTTCCTCAGGTAGGAGGGCAGTCCAGTTTTGCTCAGATAAAATTCTCAGGAATGAAACAAGCAGAAAAGAAACAACTTATTAGACTCACCCCCTATCAATCTTAGCTAAAGAATCATCACCaagttttgttttgcctttttaacAGCCTGAATCCCATGTGACAAAACAACGCGTGCTGCTTTTTTGAGGGGTTATTCTTGAGAGCAATTATGTTTCCAACTTCCCAGAAGAGTGATTCTGGTGGAAAGAATCCACACCTAGACTGATAATGACCTATAAAGAAGAGGCTTTAAAGTCATCTGCACACTTGCACACACCGCATCACAGCACAGCGACCAGCTAACTGCTTCCCAGGAAACCGTGTGGTAAGCCACTACGCACTTGCAGACTCTTCTCTGAGAAAAACTACTTTCCCAAGGTGCTGGCTTTAAAACCAGAGCCCTTGCATTAATTTGCCAGTGGGGTAAGGGCATCACTTAACAGTCTGGACCGTTCACCAGGCTCCGTGGGCAGGGCAGTTCAGCAAACTCAAGAGAAGCAGTGCTTGGGTTCATTTAATATCATTCACCCACCTTTTCAACATCCTTAAAATGGCAAAGTCTGTGTTCATGAATTTGACCTTGGAATCGAAATTCCAGTTCACCCAATTTCCCCAAATTTCCAGTTGCACTTTTAGGGGGATTCTGATTTCTGATGAGACtactgggaggggctggggagcccCAGCTCCCTAAGAAGACTCTGCAGGAAATGAGTGAGGTTTTCTCTCACAAgacccctttctttcctcccctcatGTCCAGGCCCTCTGTCAGTCTACCAGGAGCTGAGCTTCTGGGGCTGGGAACTACATTCCTTTGAAAGATCTTGGCAATCTGTGCCTGGAATTTGATGCATTagttctaaaattaaataaagatccTGTACTGTTCTTCAAAGAAATATGGCGTGGCTCTCTgacaaaacacatttttcaagCGCTGACCTCTGGGAACTTCAACTAGCTTCATATTTCAGGCTGACAGTACTCACAGGCTACTGTCTAGTTGCCCAAGCAGACTTGGTTAGCCATATATTTTCCAGTCTCCGGAGCAGCTTTTAGCAGAGAATGGTGAGAGGAGTAAATAAAAAGAGGAGAGCCACTCATTTAAATGCACTGCCCCTCGCCAGTCCCTTGGGGAGGAACCCTGGTAATTAACTCTAACGAGATTAAAGTAACTTGGAACGCTTCATTTTCCCAGCACTGTAAAAGTAAATCTGCGATAACCAGTGTGCGCATTATATCAAAAAGTCAATCCCTTTCCCTGTAATGCAACGGCCCCCTCACTCCCACCTTGGCCCaggctggagaggagaggaggcgGAGGGCTGCCGGGCTCTTACCTGCGCTTTGCTCCATCACTTCTTTCTGACACATGTCTTGAACATTCACCGTGCAATTCACGATGAACTCGGGGGAGGAGCAGTCGTTATTCAGCTGGAATTCTTCACACTGGTAGCACTGGATTTGCAACGCAAAGCCTGCGGGACAGACACAGTCGGGTTCAGACCCAGCTTCTCAGAGACCACCCTGGAAACCACCATCCATCCTCCTCCTCGGCCCAGCCAGCCGCGGCTCCCGCACGCCTGGGTCTCCCAGGAAGGCGGCTGTGGCTAAATCCGGTAGAGGGCGGCGCGGCTACAGAAGGTCCTGCGGGATGGAGTGGGATTTTGCCCGCGACCCCTGGACCCACGCTCTAGAAACAAAGAGCCCATCCGACACCACACCTGGCCTTTCCCCCATGGAAGTTGAAAGGAGGAATATGCAGCCCGATAACAGAGTAGCTCCAGAGACCTGCGTCAGCTCCAGTGTACGTCGCAGGATTTGCCTAATTGTTAATTGGTTACAAATGAGTTAATTACTGTTTTAGCACCATTCGCGATTGCCTTCGCAGACgccttttcagttttcttctatttttgaagCCGGCATTCCGGTGCTGTGGTTCCGAGGCTCCCGACGCGGGAAGCTGGAGAGGAAAGTGCAGGACGCTAAGCGCCCCGAGTCCCCCGCCTTTCTTCGGGACGGTTGCCGGAGCAGCAGGGGTGGCCGCGGCGGGTGGGAAGGgacgcgcgcgcgtgtgtgcttgtgtgtatgtgtgtgcgcgcgcgcgcgcgcatccTTGGCCGCGACAGCACAGTCTTTTCTTCCCCGCTTTCAGGGCTCCGTTTGGCTAGGGTTCCCAGTCGGGGTCCCAGCTTCTGCAGAGCTGGGTTGGAAGTCGGTCTCGTTTTTGCACCTCTCCCCGCTCCAGCCTGACTGCTCCGCTCAGATCTAGGAGCTCCCATCTAGATCTAACTCCCCCGGCTCCCGGGCAGATGAGCCCGGGACCCGGCGCACCCCGCCTCCCAGCCCCACAGCGGTCGCGCTCGGAGCACAGCAACCCAGCCTCGGCGCGCCCAGGCCACAGGCTGCCCAGCGTGCCGCTCACCTGCCGGTGGCGCCACTCCCACGGGTTCCTAGAGACGCCTGATAACTTGGCGGGTTCCCGGACTCTCGCCCCCGTTCCCTCGCCGAGACGCAGCACGGCTCGGACCTCCCCTCCTCCCGAGCCCAGCTTCCTCTTTCGACCGCGGACCCCAAGCATCTGCAGCCCGAGTCCCATCAGTATCCGCCTCTCCCGCCTCTCCTCCTGCAGCGCGGGATTTGGAGACTTTCCGGTCTAGCGTCTCTGGGCACCACTCGCCGCCGCCAAACTCCCGCTGGCACCCCCCGCGCAGCACAGGCCCCGAGGTGGGCGCCCAGGGGAGGCAAAGGGGCTAGCGGGTAGGTGGGGTGTGCGCGCCTGGACGGACGGCTGGCCGCTTCTTACCTTGAAGCAAGAACAATCCGCAAAAAGTTGCCGCGACGCCGAGGACCCACATCCTCCCGGAGCCGCGGAGCCGCGAGCGGGCAGGCGCATCAGAAGCGGCGTCCGCGGCGGAGGGTGTCCGGGCCGCAGCGGCTGTGGCTGCCGAGGCTGCTGGGGCCCGCGCTGCTACCGCCGAGGCCACCGCCGCCGCCAAGAGGAGCCGCAGGTGCCGCCGCCGGCGCCCGCATCGCCCGCGCCGGGGTTCCCGGCTGCGGGTCGCCGCTCCCCCGGCTCGCGCTCCCGGGCGGAGCACGGCGTCTCCGGAGTTGGCGACGGAGACTGAAGGAACTACTGGCGATCCGGAGCACCCAAAAAAGTCTCgcctcttctccccacctcccactccaggCACCACGTGACGGCTGCcgagttggggtgggggtggcgagcGAGGAAGGCTGGGACAGTGTTTTCACGTCCCCACCCCCTTCCGCTCGCCCTCCTCTCCCGCCTCCGCACGTCCCCGGGACTGGTACGCCtcgagggggagagggagaaggtagTTTTCCGGGGCCGGGAGGCTGGAGaccagggaaagagggaggagggcgCAGCAGGTGCCACGGGGATCTGCCGGGCGCTGTCAGCGGGACCCGGGAGCGGGGGTAGGCAGACTACGTGCCTCTGGGCGCGCCCGGAGGCTGCTGGGTCCCGGCCACCTGGCTGGGGCTGCGGGGCCGCTCTCCCCTGCGTCTGGCAAAGTTGCGCACCTGCAGGCTCTCTAGGGCGTCCCGTGCAGCTGCGCCTTCCCTTCCTCCGAGAATGCTCTCAGTCGTTAGGGGGTTTG
Coding sequences within it:
- the LYPD1 gene encoding ly6/PLAUR domain-containing protein 1 isoform X1, which codes for MRAPAAAPAAPLGGGGGLGGSIAATFCGLFLLQGFALQIQCYQCEEFQLNNDCSSPEFIVNCTVNVQDMCQKEVMEQSAGIMYRKSCASSAACLIASAGYQSFCSPGKLNSVCISCCNTPLCNGPRPKKRSSSASALRPGLPSTILLLKLALFLAHC